In Aliiroseovarius pelagivivens, a single window of DNA contains:
- the tmpB gene encoding (R)-1-hydroxy-2-trimethylaminoethylphosphonate oxygenase gives MKPNIETLTAENIVDFIGGIFDRRGGEEYLGEDVTMAEHMLQGATIAEQNGQSEEIIVGALLHDIGHFTSEFGTYHPDDTEDRHHEDAGAEVLEQFFPSVITDCVRFHVAAKRYLCATKPSYFDRLSAASVHTLELQGGPMNDDEVADFEKNPNLKEIIAVRYLDEAGKRAGMETPDYWHFAPMVQRMVDLHHPKT, from the coding sequence ATGAAGCCGAATATCGAAACCCTCACCGCGGAAAACATCGTCGACTTCATTGGCGGGATCTTCGACCGCCGTGGCGGTGAGGAGTATCTGGGCGAAGACGTCACGATGGCCGAACATATGCTGCAAGGAGCCACCATCGCCGAGCAGAACGGCCAAAGCGAGGAAATCATTGTCGGTGCCCTTCTGCACGACATCGGCCACTTCACGTCCGAGTTCGGCACCTATCACCCCGATGACACCGAAGACCGCCATCACGAAGATGCCGGTGCCGAGGTGCTGGAGCAGTTCTTCCCGAGCGTCATCACCGATTGCGTGCGGTTTCACGTGGCGGCGAAACGCTATCTTTGCGCGACCAAGCCGTCCTATTTCGATCGCCTTAGCGCGGCATCGGTGCACACGTTGGAGCTGCAGGGCGGGCCGATGAACGATGACGAGGTCGCCGATTTCGAGAAGAACCCCAACCTGAAAGAGATCATCGCGGTGCGCTATCTGGACGAAGCTGGCAAGCGCGCCGGAATGGAAACGCCGGACTATTGGCACTTCGCCCCCATGGTT
- the tmpA gene encoding 2-trimethylaminoethylphosphonate dioxygenase — protein MFTTQLDPAGQVLTLTTPNGPLRFHAMWLRDNSWDPETRAAGNGQRLLSLGELPADTHMTEAAASGDQITIRFAPEGKTVTYDGGWLIDNAYDRPTATERGWLGDGISTWDSGLMGNVPIGDFAQLSSDPDALGAWLEQVTRYGFGKVVNGPIEDGALFKVVDLFGYVRETNYGRHFEVRTEVNPTNLAFTGLGLQAHTDNPYRDPVPSVQVLYCLESSAAGGENMVVDGFAAARRLREEDPAAFDVLANHCARFEYAGEEGVCLQSRRPMIELAPDGEIIGLRFNNRSLAAVTDVPFDQMQAYYAAYRRLGEIIDDPAMEVTFRLEPGEGFVVDNTRVLHARKGYSGEGTRWLQGCYSDKDGLRSTFAALSRSRRQEAAE, from the coding sequence ATGTTTACCACCCAGCTTGACCCGGCGGGCCAGGTTCTGACCCTGACCACCCCAAACGGCCCCCTTCGTTTTCACGCTATGTGGCTGCGTGACAATTCCTGGGATCCCGAAACCCGCGCGGCTGGCAATGGCCAGCGTCTGCTGTCTTTGGGCGAACTGCCCGCCGACACGCATATGACCGAGGCGGCGGCAAGCGGCGACCAGATCACCATCCGCTTCGCGCCGGAAGGCAAGACCGTCACCTATGATGGGGGCTGGTTGATCGACAACGCTTATGACCGTCCGACTGCAACAGAGCGTGGTTGGCTGGGCGACGGGATCTCGACATGGGATTCAGGGCTGATGGGCAATGTGCCGATTGGCGACTTCGCGCAGCTGTCCTCGGACCCGGATGCGCTGGGCGCCTGGCTGGAACAGGTCACACGTTACGGCTTCGGTAAGGTCGTGAACGGCCCGATTGAGGACGGCGCACTGTTTAAGGTGGTCGATCTGTTCGGCTATGTGCGCGAAACCAACTATGGCCGCCATTTCGAGGTGCGGACCGAGGTGAACCCGACCAACCTTGCCTTCACGGGGCTTGGGCTTCAGGCGCATACAGACAACCCATACCGCGACCCGGTGCCCTCGGTGCAGGTGCTCTATTGTTTGGAAAGCTCAGCCGCTGGGGGCGAGAACATGGTCGTGGACGGCTTCGCCGCCGCCCGCCGTTTACGTGAAGAAGACCCGGCGGCGTTCGACGTTTTGGCCAATCACTGCGCCCGGTTCGAATATGCGGGTGAAGAGGGCGTTTGCCTGCAATCCCGCCGCCCGATGATCGAATTGGCCCCGGATGGCGAGATCATCGGCTTGCGCTTCAACAACCGTTCGCTGGCCGCCGTGACCGACGTGCCCTTCGACCAGATGCAGGCCTATTACGCCGCCTATCGTCGTCTGGGCGAGATCATTGACGACCCCGCGATGGAGGTCACCTTCCGCCTTGAGCCCGGCGAAGGCTTCGTCGTCGACAACACCCGCGTTTTGCATGCGCGTAAAGGCTATTCCGGCGAAGGCACGCGCTGGCTTCAGGGATGTTACTCGGACAAAGACGGGCTGCGCTCGACCTTTGCTGCCCTGTCGCGGTCGCGTCGTCAGGAGGCTGCGGAATGA
- a CDS encoding LysR family transcriptional regulator has product MDNPLSNLPLDWIHAFEVAGRLGSFTAAAQETGLTQAAISQRIGHLETRLGVALFIRKPRGVVLSVEGEAWLPYVTHALGTLRQSSEELFGIQRKRLTIWSSASVLEHWIAPRLAGLSLGEDVQLSFKTLMLASEDNPQLRGVRLRYGSGDWNIPHRARLFDEVLAPVAAPALMRGLEPERWQDLPRIGLSGPRMGWHEWAAQTGDAPTPIPLLRFDTFTAALSAARAGAGVLLASVPLVERALASRELIRLSEDALPSENSYWMVAERGELTQRQWNTLTTAICT; this is encoded by the coding sequence ATGGATAACCCCCTCTCAAACCTGCCCCTCGATTGGATCCACGCGTTCGAGGTCGCCGGACGGCTGGGCAGCTTTACCGCCGCCGCGCAGGAAACCGGACTAACGCAGGCCGCGATCAGCCAACGGATCGGGCATCTGGAAACCCGGCTGGGCGTCGCGCTGTTCATCCGAAAGCCGCGCGGCGTTGTCCTGTCGGTCGAGGGCGAGGCTTGGCTGCCCTATGTCACCCACGCGCTGGGGACATTGCGCCAAAGCTCGGAAGAGCTCTTCGGCATACAACGCAAGCGCCTGACGATCTGGAGCAGCGCCTCGGTCCTTGAACACTGGATTGCGCCGCGATTGGCGGGGCTGTCACTGGGAGAAGACGTACAATTATCGTTCAAGACGCTGATGCTGGCGTCCGAAGACAATCCGCAGCTGCGCGGGGTGCGATTGCGCTATGGCAGCGGCGATTGGAACATCCCCCACCGCGCCCGCCTGTTTGACGAAGTGCTGGCCCCCGTCGCCGCGCCCGCTTTGATGCGAGGGCTGGAGCCGGAGCGCTGGCAGGACCTGCCACGGATCGGACTGTCCGGGCCCCGCATGGGCTGGCATGAATGGGCGGCGCAGACCGGCGACGCCCCCACCCCGATTCCGCTTCTGCGTTTTGATACCTTCACCGCTGCCCTCTCTGCCGCACGCGCAGGTGCGGGTGTGTTGCTGGCCTCGGTCCCATTGGTCGAACGCGCTTTGGCATCTAGAGAGCTGATCCGCCTGTCCGAAGACGCTCTTCCGTCCGAGAATTCCTACTGGATGGTGGCGGAACGCGGAGAGCTGACCCAGCGCCAATGGAACACGCTGACAACTGCGATCTGCACCTGA
- a CDS encoding energy-coupling factor ABC transporter ATP-binding protein — protein MDSQMKPARIEFSTAALTVAERRILSDLSVDLTAKRIGIIGRNGSGKTSFARLLSGLVEPSAGTVRIDGVDPAKDRRAALSLVGILFQNPDHQIIFPTVVEELAFGLRQLGLDDPEGAARAQLDRFGKSHWADSHVHGLSQGQKQLVCLMAVLAMAPRILVLDEPFAGLDIPTRMQLGRYLDQYEGTLVHVTHDPHELTAYDHVLWIEAGKLAQQGLPTDVLPAFTAQMTQQGESDDISDLSD, from the coding sequence ATGGACAGTCAGATGAAACCCGCGCGGATCGAATTCAGCACCGCTGCCCTTACGGTGGCCGAGCGTCGGATTCTGTCGGACCTGTCGGTAGACCTGACCGCCAAACGCATCGGCATCATCGGGCGCAATGGGTCTGGCAAGACCAGCTTTGCACGGCTTCTGTCCGGACTGGTGGAGCCCAGCGCAGGCACCGTGCGGATCGACGGAGTCGATCCCGCAAAAGATCGCCGCGCCGCGTTGTCCTTGGTGGGCATCCTGTTTCAGAACCCCGATCACCAGATCATCTTTCCCACTGTGGTCGAGGAACTGGCCTTTGGCCTGCGGCAGCTTGGTCTGGACGATCCCGAGGGAGCTGCCCGCGCACAACTTGATCGGTTTGGCAAATCCCATTGGGCGGATAGCCACGTGCACGGGCTGTCTCAGGGGCAGAAACAACTGGTCTGCCTGATGGCGGTTCTTGCAATGGCCCCGCGCATTCTGGTGCTGGACGAACCCTTCGCGGGGTTGGACATCCCCACGCGGATGCAACTGGGCCGCTATCTGGATCAATATGAAGGCACGCTGGTCCATGTCACCCATGACCCGCACGAACTGACCGCCTATGACCACGTGCTCTGGATCGAGGCCGGGAAGCTGGCGCAACAGGGCCTGCCCACCGACGTGCTGCCCGCATTTACCGCCCAGATGACACAGCAAGGAGAGAGCGATGATATCTCTGACCTCTCCGATTGA
- a CDS encoding energy-coupling factor transporter transmembrane component T family protein translates to MISLTSPIETRAHGWPAGLKLAGLCVVTIVLFQMQSLWFHLAAFATTLTLYALPGQSFLRAGLRSLKVLWPFVLLVGIYHLIIRSPVDGLVIILRMLTAVGLANLVTMTTRLSDMIAVVRWLATPLRALGLRTEYLETAIALVIRFTPVLLAKGTHLTEAWRARSARRPGWRVILPFTVLALDDADHIADALRARGGFDAMKE, encoded by the coding sequence ATGATATCTCTGACCTCTCCGATTGAGACCCGCGCCCACGGCTGGCCTGCTGGGCTGAAGCTGGCGGGGCTGTGCGTCGTGACGATCGTGCTGTTCCAGATGCAAAGCCTGTGGTTCCATCTGGCCGCTTTCGCAACCACGCTGACGCTTTATGCCCTGCCCGGCCAAAGCTTCCTGCGCGCAGGCCTGCGGTCACTGAAAGTGCTCTGGCCCTTCGTGCTGCTGGTCGGGATCTATCACCTTATCATCCGCAGTCCCGTGGACGGGTTGGTGATCATCCTGCGCATGCTGACCGCAGTCGGGCTGGCCAATCTGGTCACCATGACCACGCGCCTGTCTGACATGATCGCCGTCGTACGCTGGCTGGCCACACCCCTGCGCGCGCTGGGGCTACGCACCGAATATCTTGAGACCGCCATCGCGCTGGTCATTCGCTTTACGCCTGTCCTACTGGCCAAAGGCACCCACCTGACCGAGGCGTGGCGCGCCCGGTCTGCCCGCCGTCCCGGCTGGCGTGTTATCCTACCATTCACGGTTCTTGCGTTGGACGACGCAGACCATATTGCCGATGCGCTGCGTGCGCGCGGTGGTTTCGACGCTATGAAGGAGTGA
- a CDS encoding biotin transporter BioY: protein MEKNVTLIALFAALIAALGLIPKIDLFFGVPITAQSLGIMLCGTILGAKRGALAVLLFLLLVAIGLPLLAGGRGGLGVFASPTVGFLIGFPIAAFVTGLITEKWRAGPVWLSAGVASVVGGIIVLYAFGIPGLAFMLDKSLLEATGLVTAFIPGDAIKAALAGMLTAALVKVRPASVLSRAEA, encoded by the coding sequence ATGGAAAAGAACGTAACCCTTATCGCCCTGTTTGCGGCGCTGATCGCGGCCTTGGGCCTGATCCCCAAGATTGATCTGTTCTTCGGCGTTCCGATCACCGCCCAAAGCCTCGGCATCATGCTGTGCGGCACCATCTTGGGCGCCAAACGCGGCGCGCTGGCTGTGCTCTTGTTCCTGCTGCTGGTCGCCATCGGCCTGCCGCTTCTGGCTGGCGGACGCGGAGGCCTTGGCGTCTTTGCGAGCCCGACCGTCGGCTTCCTGATCGGCTTCCCGATCGCAGCCTTCGTCACCGGCCTGATCACTGAAAAATGGCGTGCCGGCCCCGTCTGGCTGAGCGCCGGCGTGGCGTCCGTCGTGGGCGGCATCATCGTGCTCTATGCCTTTGGCATTCCGGGTCTGGCCTTCATGCTGGACAAGTCGCTGTTGGAAGCCACCGGTCTGGTCACGGCCTTCATCCCCGGCGACGCGATCAAAGCGGCCCTTGCTGGCATGCTGACCGCCGCCTTGGTCAAGGTACGCCCGGCCAGCGTTCTGTCGCGCGCCGAAGCCTGA
- a CDS encoding alkaline phosphatase family protein, giving the protein MTAKKNVLFIIIDQLRADCLHGALADHVDLPNLRALMDDSVTFKRHFSVVNPCGPSRASILTGQYAMNHRSVRNGTPLRHDTPTIASEMRKAGYLPMLFGYTDTSQDPRVFAPNDPAVQTYEAAMSGFVEQVEMRLEMSYPWRSYLMGKGHHWDNYWQLYIPGGDGSALNAPAVYKAEDSDTAFLTNQFLDRMPAYADQSWFAHLTYIRPHPPLVAPAPYNDMYDPTTLPAPTRVGTRKDETAVHPFFGPALAKEKAANFVIGAKADDSDETLQALRAVYLGLATEVDHHIGRVVTFLKDSGQWEDTLLIVTADHGEMLGDHHAWGKHSVYDAAYHTPLIIHAPGCTAGHVVDVPTESIDLTPTILSWVGQEVPNAMDGRSLLPLMSGETPEDWREYSFSELDFGDPITPTLWQKELGTDASNSCVGILRDQRFTLIEFAADLPPLLFDHGGQGELEDVADKPEFAPDLARLTRQMLRHRMRNMDHTLSYDMITDQGPKRAARYPENDASA; this is encoded by the coding sequence ATGACCGCCAAGAAGAACGTGCTGTTTATCATCATCGACCAATTGCGGGCGGACTGCCTGCATGGTGCTCTGGCCGATCACGTGGACCTGCCCAACCTGCGGGCCCTGATGGACGACAGCGTCACGTTTAAACGTCACTTCTCGGTCGTGAACCCGTGCGGGCCGTCGCGTGCCTCGATCCTGACGGGGCAGTATGCGATGAACCACCGGTCCGTGCGCAATGGCACGCCGCTTCGTCACGACACGCCCACCATCGCCAGCGAGATGCGCAAGGCGGGGTATCTACCGATGCTGTTTGGCTATACCGACACCTCGCAGGATCCGCGCGTGTTCGCGCCAAATGACCCGGCAGTGCAGACCTATGAAGCAGCCATGTCCGGCTTTGTCGAGCAGGTCGAGATGCGGCTTGAGATGTCCTATCCGTGGCGATCCTACCTGATGGGTAAGGGGCATCACTGGGACAATTACTGGCAGCTTTACATTCCCGGCGGCGATGGCTCTGCGCTGAACGCCCCGGCTGTCTATAAGGCCGAGGACAGCGACACCGCCTTCCTGACCAATCAGTTCCTTGACCGGATGCCTGCCTATGCCGATCAAAGCTGGTTCGCACATCTGACGTACATCCGGCCGCACCCGCCGCTTGTTGCCCCCGCGCCCTATAACGACATGTACGATCCGACCACCCTGCCCGCACCCACGCGTGTCGGCACGCGCAAGGACGAGACCGCAGTGCATCCCTTCTTCGGGCCTGCGCTGGCCAAAGAAAAGGCTGCGAATTTCGTCATTGGAGCCAAGGCCGACGACAGCGACGAAACCCTGCAAGCCCTGCGCGCCGTCTATCTGGGACTGGCGACCGAGGTGGACCATCATATCGGCCGCGTCGTCACCTTCTTGAAAGACAGCGGCCAGTGGGAGGACACGCTTCTGATCGTGACCGCCGACCATGGCGAGATGCTGGGCGACCACCACGCATGGGGCAAACATTCGGTCTATGACGCGGCCTATCACACGCCGCTGATCATCCACGCGCCGGGCTGCACTGCGGGGCATGTGGTGGACGTTCCGACAGAAAGCATCGACCTGACTCCGACGATCCTGTCATGGGTTGGACAGGAGGTTCCGAATGCGATGGATGGGCGGTCTTTGCTGCCGCTCATGTCCGGGGAAACGCCCGAGGATTGGCGTGAGTATTCCTTCTCGGAATTGGACTTTGGCGACCCGATCACACCGACCCTGTGGCAAAAAGAGCTGGGCACGGATGCCAGCAATTCCTGCGTCGGCATCCTGCGCGACCAACGGTTTACCCTGATCGAGTTCGCCGCAGACCTGCCGCCGCTTCTGTTTGATCACGGTGGTCAGGGAGAGCTAGAGGACGTGGCGGACAAGCCAGAATTCGCTCCTGATCTGGCGCGCCTGACACGGCAAATGCTGCGCCACCGAATGCGGAACATGGACCATACGCTGTCGTATGACATGATCACCGATCAGGGGCCAAAACGTGCGGCGCGCTATCCCGAGAATGACGCCAGCGCGTAA
- a CDS encoding haloacid dehalogenase type II has translation MPIKAIAFDAYGTLLDVYSVGALAEEFFPGKGADIAVTWRDKQIEYTRLRTMCDRYTDFWQVTGDGLDYACALHGVAPTAQQRAALMGAYEKLTAFDENHAQLTRLKAAGVPMAILSNGTRAMIDSALEAAGLDGLLDHVLSVDTVGKFKTAPEAYQMGPDAFGCDASDILFVSSNCWDICGATWFGYHTIWLNRYGLPMERLGVEPMARGKSLKDVADYALASFSG, from the coding sequence ATGCCCATAAAAGCGATTGCATTCGACGCCTATGGCACCCTGCTGGATGTCTATTCGGTCGGCGCATTGGCGGAAGAGTTCTTCCCCGGAAAGGGTGCGGACATTGCCGTCACATGGCGCGACAAGCAGATCGAATACACCCGCCTGCGGACGATGTGTGATCGCTATACCGATTTCTGGCAGGTGACCGGGGACGGGTTGGATTATGCTTGCGCATTGCATGGGGTCGCCCCAACGGCCCAGCAACGTGCCGCGCTGATGGGCGCCTATGAGAAGCTGACCGCGTTCGACGAAAACCACGCTCAGCTGACCCGTTTGAAAGCTGCTGGTGTGCCGATGGCGATCCTATCCAACGGGACGCGTGCGATGATCGACAGCGCGCTTGAGGCCGCCGGTTTGGACGGGCTGTTGGACCATGTTTTGTCGGTCGATACCGTCGGCAAGTTCAAAACCGCACCCGAGGCCTATCAGATGGGCCCGGATGCCTTCGGCTGTGACGCGTCGGACATCCTGTTCGTGTCGTCCAATTGCTGGGACATCTGCGGGGCCACATGGTTTGGCTATCACACGATCTGGCTGAACCGTTACGGCCTGCCGATGGAACGGCTGGGGGTCGAGCCAATGGCGCGCGGCAAAAGCCTGAAGGACGTGGCGGATTACGCGCTGGCGTCATTCTCGGGATAG
- the ilvD gene encoding dihydroxy-acid dehydratase, with protein sequence MPAYRSRTSTHGRNMAGARGLWRATGMTDSDFGKPIIAIVNSFTQFVPGHVHLKDLGQMVAREVEAAGGVAKEFNTIAVDDGIAMGHDGMLYSLPSREVIADSVEYMVNAHCADAMVCISNCDKITPGMLMAAMRLNIPVIFVSGGPMEAGKIDIADLDMTKIDLVDAMVAAADDKFTDEQVQHIEENACPTCGSCSGMFTANSMNCLAEALGLALPGNGSTLATHADRKGLFLEAGRKIVEITKRHYQDEEAGLLPREIATFKAFENAMSLDIAMGGSTNTVLHLLAIANEGEVDFNMTHMDQLSRKVPCLCKVAPNIHNVHMEDVHRAGGIFSILGELSRAGLLHNDCSTVHSSTMGEAIAKWDIKVANNPEAESLFKAAPGGVRTTQAFSTENRYKELDTDREGGVIRSKEHAFSQDGGLAVLFGNIAEDGCIVKTAGVDASNLTFTGTAHVCESQDAAVNNILTGKVKEGDVVVIRYEGPRGGPGMQEMLYPTSYLKSKGLGKSCALLTDGRFSGGTSGLSIGHASPEAAEGGAIGLVQDGDKIEIDIPNRSINLAISDEEMATRRKAQDEKGWKPAEPRKRKVSKALKAYAMLASSAAKGAVRVID encoded by the coding sequence ATGCCTGCTTACAGATCCAGAACTTCTACTCATGGCCGCAACATGGCTGGTGCCCGCGGCCTTTGGCGCGCGACCGGCATGACTGACAGCGATTTCGGCAAGCCGATCATCGCCATCGTGAACAGCTTCACGCAGTTCGTTCCGGGTCACGTGCACCTGAAGGATCTGGGCCAGATGGTCGCCCGCGAGGTCGAGGCCGCAGGCGGTGTCGCCAAGGAATTCAACACCATCGCCGTCGATGACGGCATCGCGATGGGCCATGACGGGATGCTCTATTCGCTGCCGTCGCGCGAAGTGATCGCGGATTCGGTCGAGTATATGGTCAACGCGCACTGTGCGGACGCCATGGTCTGTATCTCGAATTGCGACAAGATCACCCCGGGTATGTTAATGGCCGCCATGCGCCTGAACATTCCGGTGATCTTCGTTTCCGGTGGTCCGATGGAAGCGGGCAAGATCGACATTGCCGATCTGGACATGACCAAGATCGACCTTGTGGACGCGATGGTTGCCGCTGCGGACGACAAATTCACCGATGAGCAAGTTCAGCACATCGAAGAAAACGCCTGCCCGACCTGCGGGTCGTGCTCGGGCATGTTCACCGCGAACTCGATGAACTGTCTGGCCGAGGCGCTGGGCTTGGCACTGCCGGGCAACGGCTCGACGCTGGCAACCCACGCCGACCGTAAGGGCCTGTTCCTGGAAGCGGGCCGCAAGATCGTCGAGATCACAAAGCGCCACTATCAGGACGAAGAAGCTGGCCTGCTGCCGCGCGAGATCGCGACCTTCAAAGCGTTCGAGAACGCCATGTCGCTGGATATCGCCATGGGCGGATCCACCAACACGGTTCTGCACCTTCTGGCCATCGCCAACGAAGGCGAAGTTGATTTCAACATGACCCACATGGATCAACTCAGCCGCAAAGTGCCGTGCCTGTGTAAGGTCGCGCCGAACATCCACAACGTGCACATGGAAGACGTGCACCGTGCGGGTGGCATCTTCTCGATCCTCGGTGAGTTGTCGCGTGCTGGGCTTTTGCACAACGATTGTTCCACGGTTCACTCGTCGACCATGGGTGAAGCGATTGCCAAGTGGGACATCAAGGTTGCCAACAATCCCGAAGCGGAAAGCCTGTTCAAGGCGGCCCCCGGTGGCGTGCGCACCACGCAGGCGTTCTCGACCGAGAACCGGTACAAGGAACTGGATACCGACCGCGAAGGCGGCGTAATCCGTTCGAAAGAACACGCGTTCAGTCAAGACGGCGGTCTGGCGGTTTTGTTCGGCAACATCGCTGAAGATGGCTGCATCGTGAAAACCGCGGGTGTGGATGCGTCGAACCTGACCTTCACCGGCACGGCCCATGTCTGCGAAAGCCAAGATGCCGCCGTGAACAACATCCTGACCGGCAAGGTCAAGGAAGGCGACGTGGTTGTCATCCGCTATGAGGGTCCGCGTGGCGGGCCGGGGATGCAGGAAATGCTCTACCCGACCAGCTATCTGAAATCGAAAGGGTTGGGGAAATCCTGTGCGCTTCTGACGGACGGTCGTTTCTCGGGCGGGACCTCGGGCCTGTCGATCGGTCATGCTTCGCCGGAAGCGGCTGAAGGTGGTGCCATTGGCCTTGTGCAGGACGGCGACAAGATCGAGATCGACATCCCGAACCGCTCTATCAACCTTGCCATCTCGGACGAGGAAATGGCCACACGCCGCAAGGCGCAGGATGAAAAAGGCTGGAAGCCTGCCGAGCCGCGCAAGCGCAAGGTATCGAAGGCACTGAAAGCCTATGCGATGCTGGCCTCGTCGGCAGCCAAAGGCGCCGTGCGCGTCATCGACTAA
- a CDS encoding NAD-dependent epimerase/dehydratase family protein, giving the protein MRKRKVLVTGSAGFIGYHLSKLLLEEGFRVHGFDGMTDYYDVTLKQRRHQMLLQNESFSATEGMLENLELFDQMADDFAPDIIVHLAAQAGVRYSLENPRAYIDSNVVGTFNVMEAARRHEVEHLLMASTSSVYGANDEMPFTEMEKADNQLTIYAATKKANESMAHSYAHLWNIPSTMFRFFTVYGPWGRPDMALFKFTKGIIEGTPIDIYNNGDMFRDFTYVEDLVRGIRLLIDEPPVRPDSKDDIEEGDSLSPAAPYRVVNVGNSDKVRLLDFVEAIEDALGKKAVRNYMEMQKGDVPATWADATLLQRLTGYRPATDFRDGVNSFVAWYRDYYKV; this is encoded by the coding sequence ATGCGTAAACGTAAGGTTCTTGTGACGGGCTCGGCCGGGTTTATCGGCTATCACCTGTCAAAACTTCTGCTGGAAGAAGGCTTTCGCGTGCATGGCTTCGACGGGATGACGGATTATTACGACGTCACCTTGAAGCAGCGCCGCCACCAGATGCTTTTGCAAAATGAAAGCTTTTCGGCCACCGAAGGAATGCTGGAAAATCTGGAGCTGTTTGACCAGATGGCAGACGATTTCGCGCCTGACATCATCGTGCATTTGGCGGCACAAGCTGGCGTGCGTTACAGCCTTGAGAACCCCCGCGCCTATATCGACTCGAATGTTGTCGGCACCTTCAACGTGATGGAGGCCGCCCGGCGTCACGAGGTTGAGCATCTTCTGATGGCCTCGACCAGTTCGGTCTACGGCGCCAATGACGAAATGCCGTTCACCGAAATGGAAAAGGCCGACAATCAGCTGACCATTTATGCGGCCACTAAGAAAGCGAATGAAAGCATGGCGCACAGCTATGCCCATCTGTGGAACATTCCGTCCACGATGTTTCGGTTCTTTACCGTGTACGGCCCGTGGGGACGGCCTGATATGGCGCTGTTCAAATTCACCAAAGGGATCATCGAGGGCACGCCCATCGACATCTACAACAATGGCGACATGTTCCGCGACTTCACCTATGTCGAGGATCTGGTCCGCGGTATCCGTTTGTTGATTGACGAACCGCCCGTGCGCCCCGACAGCAAGGATGACATCGAAGAAGGCGACAGCCTGTCCCCCGCCGCGCCCTATCGCGTGGTGAATGTCGGAAATTCCGACAAAGTGCGTCTTCTGGATTTCGTGGAAGCGATCGAGGACGCGTTGGGCAAGAAAGCCGTGCGGAACTACATGGAGATGCAGAAGGGTGACGTGCCGGCCACATGGGCGGACGCGACCCTGCTTCAACGCCTAACTGGATATCGCCCAGCCACAGATTTCCGAGATGGAGTAAACAGCTTCGTCGCGTGGTATCGGGACTATTACAAAGTCTAA
- a CDS encoding spike base protein, RCAP_Rcc01079 family has translation MSNPFENRSPSLRGPATDIEPVLPSDLSDLPNVAVSLYVETGGTVSFESAAGMARTVVVANNAILPVGVRKVMSTGTTASGIHAFVLI, from the coding sequence ATGTCCAACCCCTTCGAAAACCGTTCGCCGTCCCTGCGTGGACCGGCCACCGACATCGAACCCGTTCTGCCGTCCGACCTGAGCGATCTACCTAATGTTGCTGTGTCTTTGTATGTGGAAACAGGTGGCACGGTGTCGTTTGAAAGTGCGGCAGGGATGGCACGTACAGTAGTGGTCGCCAACAACGCCATTCTACCGGTCGGTGTTCGCAAAGTCATGTCGACGGGCACAACAGCGTCGGGCATTCATGCGTTCGTGCTGATCTGA